The Huiozyma naganishii CBS 8797 chromosome 6, complete genome genome includes a window with the following:
- the POL2 gene encoding DNA polymerase epsilon catalytic subunit (similar to Saccharomyces cerevisiae POL2 (YNL262W); ancestral locus Anc_1.94), which yields MSAYMGPRARKGASTARFVKGAQGTANGGGANPFAVVAQQLLQTQRVDEIDAVMGFERYRPPQFSGGDASGQVPGRVGWLVNMHPVVVSLESVHGSSSGSGAGGIAGVDFYFLDEEGGGFKSTLTYDPYFFVTVTDDRMLNDVEEYLKKLLEGTLKNIEALQKEDLSLDNHLIGLKKPLIKLSFVNNNQLFEARRLLRPILQENSNTKTQRNIYRPHAVENTVGDAKRFIDEIREYDVPYHVRVSIDRDVRVGKWYNVTDLGFLECPEKVAFADPVVLAFDIETTKPPLKFPDAAVDQIMMISYMIDGDGYLITNREIISEDIEDFEYTPKPEFRGQFAIFNEQDELALLQRFFEHIRDVRPTVISTFNGDFFDWPFVETRARIHGLDMFEEIGFAADSEGEYKSAYCCHMDCFRWVKRDSYLPQGSQGLKAVTQAKLGYNPIELDPELMTPYAYTKPQQLSEYSVSDAVATYYLYMKYVHPFIFSLCSIIPLNPDEVLRKGTGTLCEMLLMVQAYKNNILLPNKHTDPIERFYDGHLLESETYVGGHVESLEAGVFRSDLKNDFTIDPTAVDELLADLPATLKFCIEKENNCSLDKVTNLEEVKEQITNSLLQLKENRKTHELPLIYHVDVASMYPNIMTTNRLQPDSIKTERDCASCDFNRPGKTCARRLKWAWRGEFFPAKMDEYNMIKRALQNETFPNKNKFSQKPILTFDELSYADQVAHIKKRLSEYSRKVYHRVKVSEVVEREAIVCQRENPFYVNTVRSFRDRRYEFKGLAKTWKGKASKIDPADKHEKDEATKMVVLYDSLQLAHKVILNSFYGYVMRKGSRWYSMEMAGITCLTGATIIQMARSLVERVGRPLELDTDGIWCILPKSFPDNYTFKLENGKKLYLSYPCSMLNYRVHQQFTNDQYQELVDPEKLKYETHSDNSIFFEVDGPYRAMILPTSKEEGKGIKKRYAVFNEDGSLAELKGFELKRRGELQLIKNFQSDIFKLFLEGDSLQNCYNAVATVANRWLDVLDTEGKMLEDEDLIELICENRSMSKTLKEYEGQKSTSITTAKRLGDFLGEEMVKDKGLQCKYIISSRPANAPVTERAIPVAIFSADIAIKRSFLRRWTADPSLDNFDIRTIIDWGYYKERLGSTIQKIITIPAALQNVENPVPRVVHPDWLKKKINTMNDKFKQTSLNRFFTKTSDIPVAGKIQDIEDILYKGTEEPRPKKLSGKVSRKNRLAKRKRDQKEVEDSLTLPKECPSMHEDYVGWLKYQKIKWKIQARDRKRRTQLFGDNNRTVDRSALGNMVRKQAETYANATWEILQYRKTNEPGVLEVHILINGKIQQLRFKIPKTVYVKLKTNVASLGPIQDCMVEKSNATLPNHPQINRYPSGSLFKLTLPELVYREELEKRSSVLNDDNVLGIFEGAVDITQHAVMELGSSVRFNSNTLGSLGKGLQNGFDMKSLNMTDNERYMSRFKSDTAYLLHFTTNIGYEFFILFKSWNEEIEIFTLKPSIQAQGITEQMITKIYSDLFEKRMDKLREFSRFIDFKETVAFNLHSFTDLNKLTRHLTVSIGKMKEEKGQQFLMLLKSPSNKKLTSKIKNLRTLPVLELATTPLTLPQLNWQSNLCSKIINQIFSCSSWVAHMVKVARYSNIPVCNLQLDNMGYVIDVLYARKLRHENIVLWWNENGPLPDLAGIEKEYDPNISGIMQELSFPDVNTPDIYDKTVLEIQIRNLTINTVLASTLINEAEGSDLTNVESSAMNSASSEKNSVFVEDAFNAESLTVLKNLLKDWWEEALNEDFTADLLVNAFISWVQNPESCLFDILLRYHVHNLTRKSLLQLLNEFNSLGSTVIFADRNKLMVKTNKFVPENCYAYSEYMVKAVKVNPLFKYIDLRIEKYWDVLIWMDKFNFGGLACSTIQDKDEQDYDAYSVWQIKNTLPPIFQTEFDDWMAIILDSMTKTKRTYFEKNMGTQRATQIIQTKKSSDGGDEEVNSLSNFTELFAKPLIKRVKKLYRNQQEFILDPQYLEDYKFPELPGLYLPLKNPLLELVKDLCQVMSLSKITLLEVRALRKELLKLFEIREFAKEAEFSNPCKNLIINEVTCRYCFHATSIDFCRMDSSGDFSCMNCHKDFDRDLLQEFLIQKLCSESDNFVSQDLHCSKCHKIKMDYMSTHCTCSGKWVNSAKTLDLENQVVIYRQVADYFKFDLLKDTIQELHQH from the coding sequence ATGTCTGCGTACATGGGACCGAGGGCACGCAAGGGAGCGTCGACAGCGCGATTTGTGAAGGGTGCGCAGGGGACCGCTAATGGCGGTGGCGCGAACCCGTTCGCGGTCGTCGCGCAGCAGTTGTTGCAGACGCAGCGGGTCGACGAGATAGACGCCGTGATGGGGTTTGAACGGTACAGACCGCCGCAGTTCAGTGGCGGGGACGCCTCTGGGCAGGTGCCCGGGCGCGTTGGATGGCTGGTGAACATGCACCCCGTGGTCGTGTCGCTGGAGTCCGTTCACGGTTCCTCCAGTGGTAGTGGTGCCGGTGGTATCGCCGGTGTGGACTTCTACTTTCTAGATGAGGAAGGTGGTGGGTTCAAGTCCACGCTCACTTATGATCCTTACTTCTTTGTGACTGTGACGGACGATCGAATGCTCAACGATGTAGAAGAGTACCTCAAGAAATTGCTCGAGGGAACGCTAAAGAACATTGAGGCCCTTCAAAAGGAGGATCTGTCCCTAGACAACCATCTGATAgggttgaagaaaccgCTCATCAAATTGTCGTTtgtcaacaacaaccagCTGTTCGAGGCAAGAAGACTACTTAGACCCATCCTTCAAGAGAACTCCAATACCAAGACACAACGGAACATATACAGACCCCACGCAGTGGAAAACACAGTGGGAGATGCTAAAAGATTCATTGATGAAATTAGAGAATACGACGTGCCCTACCACGTAAGAGTGTCCATCGACAGGGACGTCCGTGTTGGGAAATGGTACAACGTGACGGATCTCGGGTTCCTCGAGTGCCCTGAGAAAGTCGCGTTCGCGGACCCAGTGGTCCTTGCCTTCGATATCGAGACAACGAAGCCACCGCTCAAGTTCCCAGACGCCGCAGTGGACCAGATCATGATGATCTCGTACATGATCGACGGAGACGGGTACCTCATCACTAACAGGGAGATCATTTCAGAGGACATTGAGGATTTCGAGTATACGCCGAAACCGGAGTTCCGCGGCCAGTTCGCCATCTTCAACGAGCAGGACGAGCTCGCGTTGCTCCAGCGGTTCTTCGAACACATCAGGGACGTCCGTCCGACGGTCATCTCGACTTTCAACGGTGACTTCTTCGATTGGCCCTTCGTCGAGACCAGAGCAAGGATCCACGGACTCGATATGTTCGAAGAGATCGGGTTTGCGGCAGACTCAGAGGGGGAGTACAAATCCGCATACTGTTGCCACATGGACTGTTTCAGGTGGGTCAAGAGGGATTCGTACCTCCCACAGGGGTCCCAAGGTCTTAAAGCGGTCACGCAGGCGAAATTGGGGTACAACCCGATCGAACTAGACCCAGAACTCATGACACCGTACGCTTACACGAAACCACAACAGCTATCGGAGTACTCCGTTTCGGACGCAGTAGCAACGTACTATCTGTACATGAAGTACGTCCACCCGTTTATCTTCTCCCTGTGCAGTATCATTCCTCTAAACCCAGACGAAGTGCTCAGGAAGGGGACGGGTACGCTCTGTGAGATGCTGCTCATGGTACAGGCGTACAAGAACAATATCCTGCTACCGAACAAGCACACGGACCCGATAGAGAGGTTTTACGATGGACATTTACTTGAATCGGAGACATACGTCGGAGGGCACGTCGAGTCCCTAGAGGCCGGTGTCTTCAGAAGCGATTTAAAGAACGATTTCACAATTGACCCCACAGCGGTCGATGAACTGCTCGCGGACTTACCAGCGACTCTAAAATTCTGCATTgagaaggagaacaacTGCTCCCTCGACAAAGTGACCAACCTCGAAGAGGTCAAAGAACAAATCACAAACAGCTTGCTGCAACTCAAGGAAAACAGGAAAACTCACGAATTGCCTCTCATCTACCACGTCGACGTCGCATCCATGTACCCAAACATCATGACGACAAACAGATTACAACCGGACAGTATCAAAACGGAGAGGGACTGTGCCAGTTGCGACTTCAATAGACCGGGCAAGACGTGTGCCCGCAGACTGAAGTGGGCATGGAGAGGCGAGTTCTTTCCGGCCAAGATGGACGAGTACAACATGATCAAAAGAGCGCTGCAGAACGAGACTTTCCCCAACAAGAATAAGTTCTCACAGAAGCCGATCCTGACTTTCGACGAACTGAGCTACGCCGACCAGGTGGCACACATCAAAAAGAGACTCAGTGAGTACTCCAGGAAAGTCTACCACAGAGTCAAAGTGTCCGAGGTCGTCGAGAGAGAAGCGATCGTCTGCCAAAGGGAAAACCCATTTTACGTCAACACGGTGCGTTCGTTCCGTGACAGACGGTACGAATTCAAGGGACTCGCGAAAACGTGGAAGGGGAAGGCATCTAAGATAGATCCTGCTGATAAACACGAAAAGGACGAGGCGACCAAAATGGTTGTGTTGTATGACTCCTTGCAACTTGCACACAAAGTCATCTTGAATTCCTTCTACGGTTACGTCATGAGGAAAGGTTCTCGTTGGTATTCGATGGAAATGGCAGGGATAACGTGTCTGACGGGTGCTACTATCATCCAAATGGCAAGATCCCTTGTAGAGAGAGTCGGAAGACCGTTGGAGCTCGATACAGACGGTATTTGGTGTATTTTGCCCAAATCTTTCCCGGACAATTACACTTTCAAGCTTGAAAACGGAAAGAAATTGTACCTGTCGTACCCGTGCTCCATGCTGAATTACAGAGTGCACCAACAGTTTACCAACGATCAATACCAAGAACTGGTAGACCCTGAGAAGCTTAAGTACGAGACACACTCTGACAactccattttttttgaagtggACGGGCCTTACAGGGCTATGATTTTGCCCACCtcaaaggaggaaggtaaaggtatcaaaaaaagatacGCCGTGTTCAACGAGGATGGGTCCCTAGCAGAGTTGAAGGGTTTTGAACTGAAGAGACGTGGTGAATTACAGTTGatcaaaaactttcaaagtgatatcttcaagttgttcttGGAGGGGGATTCCTTGCAAAATTGTTATAATGCGGTTGCAACGGTGGCCAACAGATGGCTCGACGTTCTTGATACGGAGGGGAAAATGCTGGAGGACGAAGATTTGATTGAACTTATTTGCGAGAATAGAAGCATGTCGAAGACTTTAAAGGAGTACGAGGGTCAAAAATCGACTTCTATCACCACAGCCAAGCGTCTCGGTGACTTCTTAGGTGAAGAAATGGTGAAGGACAAAGGTCTACAATGTAAATACATTATCAGTAGCAGACCGGCAAATGCGCCAGTCACAGAAAGGGCCATTCCCGTTGCCATTTTCTCCGCTGATATCGCCATCAAACGATCTTTCCTAAGACGTTGGACCGCTGACCCATCCCTGGATAACTTTGACATCCGGACAATTATAGACTGGGGATACTACAAGGAAAGACTGGGTTCCACTatccaaaaaattattACAATTCCTGCAGCGCTACAGAATGTCGAGAACCCAGTTCCAAGGGTTGTCCATCCTGAttggttgaagaagaagatcaatACCATGAACGACAAATTCAAACAAACCTCTCTAAACAGATTCTTCACCAAAACTAGCGACATTCCAGTAGCAGGCAAAATCCAGGATATCGAGGACATACTTTATAAAGGTACGGAAGAGCCCCggccaaaaaaattgagtGGTAAAGTTTCCAGGAAAAACAGACTTGCAAAGAGGAAGCGTGATCAAAAGGAAGTTGAAGACTCATTGACGCTTCCAAAAGAATGCCCATCGATGCATGAGGATTATGTAGGGTGGCTAAAATATCAGAAAATTAAGTGGAAAATTCAGGCAAGAGACAGAAAGCGCAGAACCCAACTATTTGGTGATAATAATAGAACTGTTGATAGATCGGCATTGGGTAATATGGTAAGGAAGCAAGCAGAAACGTACGCCAATGCTACGTGGGAAATTCTGCAATATAGAAAGACAAACGAACCCGGGGTATTAGAAGTTCATATTCTCATCAATGGTAAAATCCAGCAATTGCGATTCAAGATACCCAAGACAGTCTACGTTAAGCTCAAGACAAATGTGGCATCACTTGGTCCAATTCAAGATTGCATGGTAGAAAAATCGAACGCCACTCTTCCAAACCACCCGCAAATCAATCGCTATCCTTCTGGGAGTTTGTTCAAATTAACTCTCCCGGAATTAGTTTATCGTGAGGAGCTCGAGAAACGATCAAGTGTGTTAAACGATGATAATGTACTTGGTATATTTGAGGGAGCTGTGGATATTACTCAACATGCAGTTATGGAGTTAGGCTCTTCTGTCAGGTTCAATTCAAATACACTTGGCTCGCTTGGGAAGGGACTTCAGAACGGTTTTGACATGAAAAGTCTAAACATGACCGATAATGAACGGTATATGAGCAGATTCAAAAGCGATACCGCTTACTTACTGCACTTTACAACTAACATTGGATACGAATTTTTCATTCTATTTAAATCGTGGAATGAGGAAATTGAAATATTCACCCTAAAACCGTCGATACAGGCACAAGGGATTACTGAACAGATGATCACAAAGATTTACTCAGATTTATTTGAGAAGAGAATGGATAAACTAAGAGAGTTTTCAAGATTTAtcgatttcaaagaaacgGTGGCATTTAATCTACACAGTTTCACAGATCTGAACAAATTGACGAGACACTTAACTGTGTCCATTGGTAAGatgaaagaggaaaaaggCCAACAATTCTTAATGCTTTTGAAGTCTCCTTCTAACAAGAAGTTAACTAGCAAAATAAAAAATCTGCGGACCCTACCAGTGCTCGAGCTTGCTACAACACCACTAACGCTGCCTCAACTCAACTGGCAATCCAATCTTTGTTCTAAAATCATCAACCAAATATTTTCATGCAGCTCATGGGTGGCCCATATGGTCAAAGTTGCTCGTTATAGCAATATTCCGGTCTGTAACCTGCAGCTGGATAACATGGGCTATGTTATCGATGTTTTGTACGCCAGAAAGCTAAGACACGAAAATATAGTATTGTGGTGGAATGAGAATGGCCCGCTTCCGGATTTGGCTGGTATTGAAAAGGAGTACGACCCGAATATTTCAGGAATCATGCAAGAGCTTTCTTTCCCAGATGTCAATACCCCTGACATTTACGATAAAACTGTGCTTGAAATTCAGATCCGTAATTTGACGATCAATACCGTTCTGGCATCCACTTTGATTAATGAAGCTGAAGGAAGCGACCTCACAAATGTTGAGTCGAGCGCTATGAACTCAGCTAGCTCTGAGAAGAACtctgtttttgttgaagatgctTTTAACGCCGAATCTTTAaccgttttgaaaaacttaTTGAAAGACTGGTGGGAAGAGGCCTTGAATGAAGATTTTACGGCTGATCTTTTAGTGAATGCATTCATAAGCTGGGTTCAGAATCCAGAATCATGTTTATTCGACATTCTCCTGAGGTATCATGTGCACAATTTGACCAGAAAGTCACTGCTGCAATTACTCAACGAATTCAATAGCTTGGGGTCCACAGTAATTTTTGCAGATCGAAACAAACTAATGGTCAAAACGAATAAGTTTGTACCTGAAAACTGTTACGCTTATAGTGAGTACATGGTGAAGGCGGTGAAGGTGAACCCATTATTCAAGTACATTGATCTGAggattgaaaaatattggGATGTGCTGATATGGATGGACAAATTTAACTTCGGTGGTTTGGCGTGTTCAACTATACAAGACAAAGATGAACAGGATTATGATGCCTATTCCGTATGGCAAATAAAGAACACGCTGCCCCCCATTTTCCAAACAGAGTTTGATGACTGGATGGCTATTATTTTGGATAGCATGACGAAAACCAAACGAACttactttgaaaagaacaTGGGTACTCAAAGGGCCACACAGATCATACAGACAAAGAAGTCATCAGATGGCggtgatgaagaagtaAACTCGTTGAGTAACTTCACTGAACTGTTCGCCAAACCGCTGATAAAAAGAGTCAAAAAACTATATCGGAATCAGCAGGAGTTTATTTTGGATCCTCAGTACTTGGAGGACTATAAATTTCCAGAGTTACCTGGGTTATATTTGCCACTTAAAAACCCCTTATTGGAACTGGTCAAGGACTTATGTCAGGTAATGTCTCTTTCCAAGATTACGTTGTTGGAGGTAAGGGCCCTGCGGAAAGAGTTATTGAAGCTTTTTGAAATTCGTGAATTTGCCAAAGAAGCAGAGTTCAGCAATCCGTGTAAGAACTTGATAATAAACGAGGTTACCTGTAGATATTGCTTCCACGCGACTTCCATTGATTTCTGCAGGATGGATTCATCCGGCGACTTTAGTTGCATGAATTGTCATAAGGACTTTGATAGAGACTTGTTACAAGAGTTTTTGATTCAAAAGTTATGTTCTGAGAGTGACAATTTTGTCTCTCAGGACTTGCACTGTTCCAAATGCCACAAGATCAAGATGGATTATATGAGTACCCATTGTACCTGCTCTGGTAAATGGGTAAACTCTGCCAAAACGCTGGATCTTGAAAACCAAGTGGTAATTTACAGACAGGTCGCTGActatttcaaatttgatcTGTTGAAAGATACCATTCAAGAGCTGCACCAGCATTAA
- the PDR17 gene encoding phosphatidylinositol transporter (similar to Saccharomyces cerevisiae PDR17 (YNL264C); ancestral locus Anc_1.91) produces the protein MGLFSRKKDAPAAKKRDDLIPCDRMVLDPPQQKGKHGYGHGLSRISPEQQQMYTRVRNHFADEALVLPQDTNASGNDSAELTPLSSWERFWVSRECILRYLRASNWHEEEAVKNLSETLVWRRETGLTHDPNASTAPGLSAESVAVENETGKELVLGFDRDSRPLFYMKNGRQNTEPSFRQVQHMIYMTEAAVTACPQGIDQITVLVDFKLYKEPGIISDKAPPIAIARACLNVLQNHYPERLAKCILINIPWYLWAFVKMMYPFLDPATREKAVFDEPFEKYIDPDQLDAQYNGKLDFHYKHDVYWPDMVAKCDASRERQYERFSQFGGAVGLSEFDFKGTHDELKYPIDYDMSK, from the coding sequence ATGGGTCTGTTCTCACGCAAGAAGGATGCACCAGCGGCGAAGAAGCGCGACGACCTGATCCCATGCGACAGGATGGTCCTGGACCCGCCGCAACAGAAGGGCAAGCACGGGTACGGCCACGGGTTGTCACGTATCTCGCcagagcagcagcagatgTACACCCGTGTGCGGAACCACTTCGCGGACGAGGCACTAGTACTGCCACAGGACACTAACGCCAGTGGTAATGACTCCGCTGAACTGACACCTCTGAGCTCATGGGAAAGGTTCTGGGTCTCGAGGGAGTGTATCCTGCGGTACCTGCGGGCGAGCAACTGGcacgaggaggaggcagTCAAGAACTTGTCTGAGACGCTTGTGTGGCGCCGTGAGACTGGGCTCACTCACGATCCCAATGCCTCCACGGCACCGGGACTCTCCGCAGAGAGTGTCGCAGTGGAGAACGAGACCGGGAAGGAGTTGGTCCTTGGGTTTGACCGTGACAGTAGACCGCTCTTCTACATGAAGAACGGGCGCCAGAACACGGAACCGTCCTTCCGGCAAGTCCAGCACATGATCTACATGACCGAGGCAGCCGTGACCGCTTGTCCACAGGGTATAGATCAGATCACAGTGCTCGTGGACTTCAAGTTGTACAAGGAACCCGGAATCATCTCGGACAAGGCGCCACCTATCGCAATCGCGCGCGCGTGCCTCAACGTCCTCCAAAACCACTACCCAGAGAGACTCGCCAAGTGCATTCTCATCAACATCCCATGGTATCTATGGGCGTTCGTCAAAATGATGTACCCGTTCTTGGACCCGGCTACCAGAGAGAAGGCCGTCTTCGATGAACCTTTCGAGAAGTATATCGACCCAGATCAACTCGACGCTCAGTACAACGGGAAACTGGATTTCCACTACAAGCACGACGTGTACTGGCCAGATATGGTCGCCAAGTGCGACGCTAGCCGCGAAAGACAGTACGAACGGTTCTCCCAGTTTGGCGGGGCGGTCGGGCTAAGCGAGTTCGACTTCAAGGGGACACACGACGAGCTCAAGTACCCAATTGACTACGACATGAGCAAGTAG
- the YIF1 gene encoding protein transporter YIF1 (similar to Saccharomyces cerevisiae YIF1 (YNL263C); ancestral locus Anc_1.93) encodes MAYNPYYNLDGGQGSVNDRVPLQQPQQHVQQQQQQPQQGSQMNVGPAGSMAFQLGQNAFSSFIGQENFSQFQETVSRAATGSAYLSHYFQVSTSFVFAKIRQILLPFLKGNNWQRTPAGGPSGNGASGTGPTVTFLSPIEDENSPDMYVPLMALVTYILVWNIKQGLAGAFNPENLYYKLSSILAFVALDLCILKLGLYLLVHTASPTASVTELTCYVGYKFVPLTLALLLPKKPRWVGILGTVYLFVAFGVFLLRSVKFNLFNDAVADIIGVKKSTVKQCNYFLFVYGFVWQSVLMWLMA; translated from the coding sequence ATGGCTTACAATCCGTACTACAATCTGGACGGCGGGCAGGGGTCCGTCAACGACAGGGTGCCACTGCAGCAGCCGCAACAGCACgttcagcagcaacagcagcagcctcAGCAAGGTTCGCAGATGAACGTTGGACCAGCAGGGTCGATGGCGTTCCAGTTGGGCCAGAACGCGTTCTCGAGCTTTATCGGGCAGGAGAACTTCAGTCAGTTTCAGGAGACAGTGTCCCGTGCCGCAACTGGGTCCGCGTACCTCTCGCACTACTTCCAGGTCTCGACGTCGTTCGTGTTTGCCAAGATCCGCCAGATATTGCTACCGTTCCTCAAGGGGAACAACTGGCAACGCACCCCAGCGGGTGGTCCCAGTGGCAATGGGGCCAGTGGCACTGGCCCAACGGTCACTTTCCTCTCACCCATCGAAGATGAGAACTCTCCAGACATGTACGTCCCATTGATGGCGCTCGTGACGTACATTCTCGTGTGGAACATCAAGCAGGGCCTTGCAGGCGCGTTCAACCCGGAGAACCTCTACTACAAGCTGTCCTCGATCCTCGCCTTCGTCGCCCTCGACCTTTGCATCCTCAAACTGGGGCTGTACTTGCTGGTGCACACGGCGTCACCAACGGCAAGCGTCACCGAACTTACTTGCTACGTTGGGTACAAGTTTGTCCCCTTGACCCTCGCGCTGCTGCTCCCCAAGAAACCCCGCTGGGTCGGCATACTGGGCACAGTGTACCTGTTCGTCGCGTTCGGAGTGTTCCTCCTCCGCTCAGTCAAGTTCAACCTCTTCAACGACGCAGTCGCGGATATCATCGGCGTCAAGAAGTCTACGGTCAAGCAATGCAACTacttcctcttcgtctACGGCTTCGTCTGGCAGTCCGTCCTCATGTGGCTCATGGCGTAG
- the IST1 gene encoding Ist1p (similar to Saccharomyces cerevisiae IST1 (YNL265C); ancestral locus Anc_1.87): protein MPPAQVPFALKVKTLLKMCIQRLRYAQEKQQALAKQDRREVAQLLTDGREQKAHYRVESLVNNDVHVELLEVLELYCELLLARVGILTDVKDEADLVANHMQDGINEAVRSLCYTVPHVLEVKEIAQLRDQIALKFGKDYLRAVTEDALGVPQKVVSKCSPNLPGNDLVVMYLKEIARTYDVPYSQLSDSEPESTESLEEKSVDAEDKPFVAVDNDVQVDSDDKHPITVRKPRQNSETMKQDLKIPKNIKHEVKVVHSKASSKSSEDDEFAELKKRFENLRR, encoded by the coding sequence ATGCCGCCAGCGCAGGTGCCCTTTGCGCTGAAGGTGAAGACGCTGCTGAAGATGTGCATCCAGCGGCTTCGGTACGCCCAGGAGAAGCAGCAGGCGCTCGCGAAGCAGGACAGAAGGGAGGTCGCGCAGTTGCTGACAGATGGGCGCGAACAAAAGGCTCACTACCGTGTCGAGTCCCTTGTGAACAATGACGTTCATGTCGAGTTGCTCGAGGTACTCGAGCTTTACTGCGAGCTTTTGCTAGCGCGTGTTGGGATCCTCACGGATGTCAAGGACGAGGCGGACCTCGTCGCGAACCACATGCAGGATGGGATCAACGAGGCCGTGAGGTCGCTGTGCTACACGGTTCCACATGTCTTGGAGGTCAAGGAGATTGCACAATTGAGGGACCAGATTGCGCTCAAGTTCGGCAAAGATTATCTCAGGGCAGTCACGGAGGACGCCCTGGGGGTCCCACAGAAAGTCGTATCGAAGTGTTCGCCGAACCTCCCCGGGAATGACCTTGTAGTGATGTACTTGAAAGAGATAGCAAGGACTTACGACGTTCCCTACAGTCAGCTTTCAGATAGCGAGCCAGAGAGTACAGAATCTCTGGAGGAGAAGTCTGTCGACGCAGAAGACAAACCCTTCGTAGCGGTGGATAACGACGTGCAGGTCGATTCGGACGACAAGCACCCTATAACGGTGCGCAAACCTAGGCAAAACAGCGAGACCATGAAGCAGGACCTGAAGATCCCCAAGAACATCAAGCATGAGGTCAAAGTCGTCCACTCGAAGGCCAGCTCGAAGTCGAGCGAGGATGATGAGTTCGCCGAACTCAAGAAACGGTTCGAGAACCTGCGCAGGTAA
- the KNAG0F00510 gene encoding uncharacterized protein (similar to Saccharomyces cerevisiae UFD1 (YGR048W); ancestral locus Anc_1.89) — translation MFSGFGSYYVGQRFEQLFRCYPVAMMPEGVRKDGANYGGKVFLPPSALNRLSLLNVSYPMLFEFVAQESERVTYGGVLEFVAEEGRVYLPQWMMETLEVQPGSVLRVRSAEVPLGKFVKLEPQSVDFLDISDPKAVLENALRTFSTLTVGDIVEISYNEAVYRIKILEVEPDSTSHSICVVETDLVTDFAPPVGYVEPEPQQRADQAQKKGPRGGDTSKLKVGSMGNRIEYAKTVMTSSQSTNRFQGEGSKVSGKKAAESSSGATGALLDVDLNSISLDHEPRRLDIPDGQLFFGFPVVPPRAEGEEEDDTDELRLFQGKGQSIRKSDRKGKKKKRKSM, via the coding sequence ATGTTTAGTGGATTTGGCTCGTACTATGTCGGACAGCGTTTTGAGCAGTTGTTCCGGTGCTATCCGGTGGCGATGATGCCCGAGGGCGTGCGGAAGGACGGGGCGAACTACGGCGGGAAGGTGTTCCTGCCTCCTAGTGCATTGAATAGGTTGTCCCTGCTGAACGTGAGCTATCCGATGCTGTTTGAGTTCGTTGCGCAGGAGTCCGAACGGGTGACTTACGGTGGGGTGCTCGAGTTTGTGGCGGAGGAGGGCCGCGTGTACTTGCCACAGTGGATGATGGAGACTCTGGAGGTACAACCAGGGTCAGTGCTGCGTGTGAGGTCCGCGGAAGTTCCATTGGGTAAATTTGTAAAACTGGAACCGCAGTCCGTGGATTTCCTGGACATCAGCGACCCTAAGGCTGTGCTCGAGAACGCGCTGCGGACATTCTCGACACTCACGGTGGGCGACATTGTAGAGATCAGCTACAACGAGGCCGTGTACCGCATCAAGATCCTCGAGGTCGAGCCGGATTCCACGAGCCACAGCATCTGCGTCGTTGAGACCGATCTAGTGACCGATTTTGCTCCGCCCGTCGGATACGTCGAACCGGAGCCCCAGCAGAGGGCAGACCAGGCACAGAAGAAGGGTCCGCGCGGCGGAGATACTTCAAAGCTGAAAGTTGGGTCCATGGGGAACAGAATTGAGTATGCGAAGACGGTGATGACCTCCTCTCAGAGCACAAACCGGTTCCAGGGCGAAGGATCTAAGGTTTCTGGTAAGAAGGCTGCGGAAAGCTCTAGCGGTGCCACGGGCGCCCTTCTAGACGTCGACCTCAATAGCATATCGTTGGACCACGAGCCGCGACGGCTGGACATCCCGGACGGCCAGCTGTTCTTCGGGTTCCCCGTGGTACCACCTCGTGCCGAGGGtgaggaagaggacgatACTGACGAGCTCCGGCTGTTCCAGGGCAAGGGCCAGTCGATACGAAAGAGTGACCgcaagggcaagaagaagaagcggaAGAGCATGTGA